The sequence GTCGTCCTGCTCGGACACAGCGCGTTTAGTCCTCACCTCCCCTGTGTACAGATTGACAGTGAACAGAGAGGCGTCTGTGGCCTCCGCCAGTTTGTAGGAGATCCAGGCGTTATGGCCCGAGTCCGCGTCCACAGCCGTCACCTTAGTGACCAGGTGACCCGCTTTAGCGGAGCGGGGCATCCTCTGATGAGAGAGGGAGCCCAGGGCAGCGGAGGAGGGGTAAATAACAGCGGGGGCATTATCGTTCTGGTCCAGGATGAAAACATGGACAGTGGCGTTGGTGCTGAGAGACGGAGAACCCTGATCCTTTGCCTGGACCTGAATCTGAAACACCTTGAGTTTCTCATAGTCAAAGGAGTGCATGCTGTAGATGCTACCGTTATCTGAGTTAATGTAAAcataagatgaaactgacacGTCCTGCACTTTAGAGTCCAGGATAGAATAAGAGATTTTAGCGTTTTCTCCAAGATCCAGATCAGATGCTGATACTGAGTACAATATAGAACCTGCTACCCCATTCTCTTTTAAATAGACATTATAGAAGGGCTGAGTGAATACAGGTGGGTTATCATTCACATCAGTGATGCTCACAGGTATACTTTTCTTACTAGTGAGAGGAGGAGAACCTGAATCAGTTGCCACTATCTCAATAGTATAATCGGAGACATGTTCTCGATCTAAACGTCCACTGGTAACTAATACGTAATTATGAGAGAAGGACGGTTTTAGGGAGAATGGAGATTTCCTAGGTATGTGTAAGATGACTTTACCATTGTCTCCAGAATCTAAGTCTCGGGCACTCAGCAAAGCCACTACGGTGCCATTAGGCGAATCTTCACGCACTGGTTTTGGAGGAGACGTGAGTATAATTTCTGGGGCATTATCGTTAGTATCTGTAACTTCaatatgtacagtacaatgtccCTCCATTCTAGGACTACCTTTATCTTTAGCACTTATGTCTATTTcataattagcagtttcttcGAAATCTAGCTTCCCTTTGAGAGATATAGTTCCAGATGAATGATCAAtgctaaaaatggacaaaatattatCTGGTGTATGAGATCCAAATGAATATTCTATTTCTCCGTTTTGACCATCATCCACATCTGTCGCTTTTGTTTGTATGATGAACGTACCTTCTACGGAATTTTCAGGAACAGAAGCTTTATACAGTGATTTCTCAAATACTGGAACGTTATCATTACTGTCAATAACTTTAATAGTAATTTGAGATGTTCCAGATCTTACTGGGTTGCCCCCATCTTGTGCTGTCAATAAAAGCTTGTGTACAGCTTTCTTCTCTCTATCCAACagttttgctaaaactaattcaGGAACCTTTCTTCCACCGGCAACTTCTTTAACTCTGATATTAAAACATTCATCTTTACTTAGAGTATATGACTTCAGTGAATTACTTCCTACATCTGGATCTATCGCGCTTTCTAATGGAAAACGGACGCCTAAAACAGTTGATTCCGCGATTTCCAATGTGATATCATTTGATGGGAATCTTGGCTCATTATCATTAATGTCCTGTATTTCTACTTCCACACGAATCAGCTGTAAAGGGTCTTCAATAACAACCTGTAAAGGCAACACACAGCTGGCGCTTTGTCCACATAAAGCTTCTCTGTCTATTCTTTCATTCACCACCAGCTCACCCTTTCCCGCATCCACAGTGAAATACTGCTTACCAGCCTCAGAGGCGACACGCAGCTTTCGGTCAAATATCTCAGATAGTCCTAATCCAAGATCTTTGACTAGATTTCCTACCACAGAGCCCGGTTTCATTTCCTCTGGTATGCTGTAACGCGTTTGACCGTTTATTGTACTccataagaaaaagaaatgatGCCACCAAAGCAACTGCCATCTCCAGTCTCGGTATCCTATTGTCTTTGTCATCCTTGGTCCGctataaaacataaaatccaATCGACATACTGTATGGAACAATGCTGAAATCGGTCATTGCAAATAATATTCCGTACGAGAAATTTCCACAAAGACTAAGCATGTTCGTTACAGAAAATACAGCATTTTCACGTTATAAACCACGAGCTCATCTCTGCTGTAGCTTTCTGCATTCTGTATAATACAGCTCTGAAGCTGAATGGGGGCAGGGACTCGATTGCGTTGTACAATCTCGATTCCTATTGGTCTACAACATCCACTTCTATCATCCAATGAGAGTGAAGCTGATCTACACCCTTAAAGTGACAGCATCTATTACCTGTTTTCTCAACCAAAGTCACTTATTATGAGACTCAATGAATGTTTGAGTATTTGACAAATATGCAACTACAGAAGAAGTGTTCCTgactaaaaagaaagaaaaacaaacaaacaaacaaactggcaaaTACATCTTTGTACAAACATAATCTACCCAAATGTCCATTACGCTTTAGTAAAGTACTAGAAAATaaagtctggggaaaaaaaacaaaaaacaaaatcaggtaAAACAACGACTGAAAGAGTACAGAGCTCAGATAAAATTTCAGTGGTAAACCCTGATGCAGCCCTACACTCCCCAAACAGTCGCTGTCCACACAGGTGGTGCTGAAATCTCACTGACGTAGATATATTGTAATGCATTGATGGGTGTCTAACACagcaaaaaggaaaacaaaaatatacaccTAAATTTTGCAATATATTAAATACTGTGTAGTTCCTTCTATGCAAGTAATTATAACAATGTATGTAATTTAAATAGTTTAGTCCTTCTCATTGCTTACCTGTTGACTCTCAAAGGTCCAGGTGCTGTCGGGTAAAGACGCATCCAGGACACTGATCACTTCCTTAAAGTCAGTGGTGCTGCTGGGTTTAATCAGAGTGAAATCACTGTACTCTGACATCGGAGACATACAGGACCTGAACGACTGACTCTGAGACAACATGTCTCCTCCCAGGACCTCCACATACTTTATAGGTCCATCAGTGTTGAGCTGAATCTGCAGGTTCCTGTTGGGGTTCTTGTAATCATCACAGTCGGTCCGTCTCATGCAGCAACTACCGCTGCTTCTGCTGTTTCTGATACATTTCACCGCTAAGATGAGAAAAGTCACCAGAGACAGCACGGACACTGAGGCCAGAGACAGAATCAAATAAAGGGTGATTCTCCCAGTTTTCTTGCTGGGCTCAGCGACTTTGTGTCTGATGTCCAAGATGGGCTCGTGGAGACCGTCCTCCATCAGGATGGACACGGTGACGGTGGCGGACTGGACCGGATCCCCATCGTCCTTGATCTCTATAAGCAGCCTCTGAGAGGAGTCGTCCTGCTCGGACACAGCGCGTTTAGTCCTCA is a genomic window of Sphaeramia orbicularis chromosome 10, fSphaOr1.1, whole genome shotgun sequence containing:
- the LOC115427478 gene encoding protocadherin gamma-C5-like, which gives rise to MFYSGPRMTKTIGYRDWRWQLLWWHHFFFLWSTINGQTRYSIPEEMKPGSVVGNLVKDLGLGLSEIFDRKLRVASEAGKQYFTVDAGKGELVVNERIDREALCGQSASCVLPLQVVIEDPLQLIRVEVEIQDINDNEPRFPSNDITLEIAESTVLGVRFPLESAIDPDVGSNSLKSYTLSKDECFNIRVKEVAGGRKVPELVLAKLLDREKKAVHKLLLTAQDGGNPVRSGTSQITIKVIDSNDNVPVFEKSLYKASVPENSVEGTFIIQTKATDVDDGQNGEIEYSFGSHTPDNILSIFSIDHSSGTISLKGKLDFEETANYEIDISAKDKGSPRMEGHCTVHIEVTDTNDNAPEIILTSPPKPVREDSPNGTVVALLSARDLDSGDNGKVILHIPRKSPFSLKPSFSHNYVLVTSGRLDREHVSDYTIEIVATDSGSPPLTSKKSIPVSITDVNDNPPVFTQPFYNVYLKENGVAGSILYSVSASDLDLGENAKISYSILDSKVQDVSVSSYVYINSDNGSIYSMHSFDYEKLKVFQIQVQAKDQGSPSLSTNATVHVFILDQNDNAPAVIYPSSAALGSLSHQRMPRSAKAGHLVTKVTAVDADSGHNAWISYKLAEATDASLFTVNLYTGEVRTKRAVSEQDDSSQRLLIEIKDDGEPVQSATVTVSILMEDALHEPILDIRHKVTEPSKKTGRITLYLILSLASVSVLSLVTFLILAVKCIRNSRSSGSCCMRRTDCDDYKNPNRNLQIQLNTDGPIKYVEVLGGDMLSQSQSFRSCMSPMSEYSDFTLIKPSSTTDFKEVISVLDASLPDSTWTFESQQVSNEKD